The Zingiber officinale cultivar Zhangliang chromosome 10A, Zo_v1.1, whole genome shotgun sequence genome contains a region encoding:
- the LOC122027517 gene encoding protein phosphatase 2C 51-like, which produces MAGGDEPPSKPAEELEFSQEDETMALLLKKPPSVRRRRVELHRAKPGGLEVKCSKDPLDEGSNSSRTCDHDADDGLIGILAAGGEIHGREGQGTRLPCLSHGAVSMIGRRREMEDAVAVVPGFAGRGGLSGYDFFGVYDGHGGARVAQLCQERMHVLLAEEVSAEGWPCAEGRWREIMTASFSRLDGEVEATARGESERTMGSTAVVAMVGTKRIVVANCGDSRAVLCRGGAAFPLSFDHKADRPDEMERVEAAGGRVINWEGYRVLGVLATSRSIGDFYLKPFVISEPDVTVTERTDKDEFLILASDGLWDVVSNEAACKIARQSLNGRMARMFPDAVSGSNATEAAALLAQLAVSKGSEDNISVVVVQLKPLRSRTS; this is translated from the exons ATGGCGGGCGGCGATGAGCCCCCTTCGAAGCCCGCAGAAGAATTGGAATTCTCTCAAGAAGATGAAACCATGGCCCTCCTCCTCAAGAAGCCGCCATCTGTTCGCCGGCGTCGTGTCGAACTCCATCGCGCCAAGCCCGGAGGCCTCGAGGTCAAGTGCTCCAAGGATCCCCTCGACGAGGGATCCAATTCTTCGCGAACGTGCGATCATGACGCTGACGACGGCCTCATCGGAATCTTGGCCGCCGGCGGGGAGATCCATGGACGGGAGGGGCAGGGGACTCGGCTTCCTTGTCTGTCCCATGGGGCCGTTTCGATGATCGGTCGGAGGCGGGAGATGGAGGATGCGGTTGCGGTGGTGCCGGGATTCGCCGGGAGAGGTGGGTTGTCGGGGTACGACTTCTTCGGTGTGTACGATGGGCACGGCGGGGCGAGGGTGGCGCAACTGTGCCAGGAGCGGATGCACGTTTTGTTGGCTGAAGAAGTGTCGGCCGAGGGGTGGCCCTGTGCGGAGGGGCGGTGGAGGGAGATTATGACGGCAAGCTTCTCGAGGCTGGACGGCGAGGTGGAGGCAACGGCGCGTGGAGAGTCGGAGAGGACGATGGGTTCGACGGCTGTGGTGGCCATGGTGGGGACCAAGCGGATCGTGGTGGCCAACTGCGGTGACTCCAGGGCCGTGCTCTGCCGCGGCGGTGCCGCTTTCCCCCTCTCCTTCGACCACAAG GCTGATAGACCCGATGAGATGGAAAGAGTGGAGGCTGCCGGAGGGAGAGTTATCAACTGGGAAGGCTATCGTGTCCTCGGAGTTCTAGCCACTTCAAGATCTATTG GCGACTTCTACCTGAAGCCATTTGTGATATCAGAACCTGATGTGACTGTGACGGAGAGGACTGATAAAGATGAGTTCCTCATATTAGCCAGCGACGGCCTATGGGACGTGGTGTCCAACGAAGCGGCGTGCAAGATCGCAAGGCAATCTCTCAATGGCCGAATGGCAAGGATGTTCCCTGATGCCGTCAGCGGCTCCAACGCCACTGAGGCGGCTGCTCTACTAGCTCAACTCGCCGTCTCTAAAGGGAGCGAAGACAACATCAGCGTGGTGGTCGTTCAGCTGAAACCACTCCGCAGCAGGACATCGTGA
- the LOC122026917 gene encoding jasmonoyl--L-amino acid synthetase GH3.5-like, with amino-acid sequence MRLFSLESVIDEFEELTKDAGGHQRETLRKILEQNGEAEYLQKLGLGGRTDPESFKARVPLVTHSDLDPYIQRIANGETSPILTGKPISSISLSSGTTQGKPKFLPFNDELVQSTMQIYRTSFAFRNREYPIGNGKALQFIYSSKEVKTKGGLIATTATTNVYRTEQFKRTMKDIQSQCCSPDEVIFGSDFQQSLYCHLLCGLIYSEEVQFVFSTFAHSIVHAFRKLEQVWEELCEDIRSGVLSSRISVPSMRAAVSKLLSPNPDLADSISNKCMRLSNWYGVIPELWPNAKYVYGIMTGSMEPYLKKLKHYAGSLPLMSADYGSSESWIGANVNPSLPPELTTFAVLPNIAYFEFIPLEKHVGQEMDNSPSTIHYIEGEPIGLTEVEVGKEYEIIFTNFAGLYRYRLGDVVRVAGFHNTTPELQFVCRRSLVLSINIDKNTEKDLQLAVEEAAKLLAEEKLEIVDFTSYVDTSNEPGHYVIFWELCSDAADDVLRCCCNCLDTSFVDAGYVSSRKVGAIGPLELRIVHKGTFHDILDHYLELGGAMNQLKTPRYVSQSNIKVLQILNMNVTACYFSTAYGM; translated from the exons ATGAGACTTTTCAGCCTTGAGAGTGTGATAGACGAATTTGAAGAGCTGACGAAGGATGCTGGCGGGCACCAGCGCGAGACTCTACGAAAAATACTCGAACAGAATGGTGAAGCTGAGTACTTGCAGAAACTTGGCCTTGGAGGAAGAACTGACCCTGAGAGCTTCAAGGCTCGTGTCCCTCTGGTCACCCACAGCGATCTAGACCCTTATATTCAGAGGATAGCCAATGGGGAGACTTCTCCCATTCTCACCGGGAAGCCTATAAGTTCCATTTCACTCAG TTCTGGTACAACACAAGGGAAGCCCAAGTTTTTGCCATTCAATGATGAGTTAGTTCAGTCCACAATGCAGATATATCGAACTTCGTTTGCATTCCGGAACAG AGAATATCCCATCGGCAATGGGAAAGCTCTGCAGTTCATCTATAGCAGCAAAGAGGTGAAAACTAAAGGTGGCCTCATTGCCACCACAGCCACCACCAATGTGTACCGAACTGAGCAGTTCAAGCGAACGATGAAGGATATCCAATCTCAATGTTGCAGTCCCGACGAAGTCATCTTTGGTTCCGACTTCCAGCAGTCCTTGTACTGCCACCTCCTATGCGGGTTGATCTACTCCGAGGAAGTGCAGTTTGTCTTCTCCACCTTTGCACATAGCATAGTCCATGCGTTCCGGAAACTTGAGCAGGTGTGGGAGGAACTTTGTGAAGATATTCGAAGCGGAGTTCTATCGAGCAGAATCAGTGTTCCTTCAATGCGTGCTGCTGTTTCTAAGCTCTTGAGTCCAAATCCCGACCTGGCAGATTCTATCTCCAACAAATGTATGCGACTGAGCAATTGGTACGGTGTCATCCCGGAGCTTTGGCCTAACGCCAAGTATGTCTATGGCATCATGACGGGATCCATGGAGCCCTACTTGAAGAAGTTAAAGCACTATGCCGGAAGCCTTCCCCTCATGAGCGCTGACTATGGCTCCTCGGAAAGTTGGATTGGAGCTAATGTGAATCCTAGTTTACCTCCTGAGCTGACGACGTTCGCCGTGCTCCCTAATATTGCCTACTTTGAATTCATCCCTTTGGAGAAACATGTAGGGCAGGAGATGGACAACAGTCCCTCCACCATTCACTACATAGAAGGTGAACCAATTGGTCTGACTGAAGTTGAAGTTGGCAAAGAGTATGAAATTATCTTTACTAATTTTGCAG GTCTCTACCGGTACAGGTTAGGAGATGTTGTAAGGGTAGCTGGCTTTCACAACACCACACCAGAGCTCCAATTCGTGTGCAGAAGAAGCCTTGTGCTGAGCATCAACATCGACAAGAACACCGAGAAAGATCTGCAATTGGCAGTTGAAGAAGCAGCCAAGCTGTTGGCCGAGGAAAAGCTTGAGATCGTGGACTTCACAAGCTACGTCGATACGTCCAATGAGCCTGGTCACTACGTGATCTTTTGGGAGTTATGCTCCGATGCGGCTGACGACGTCCTTCGCTGCTGCTGCAATTGTTTAGACACGTCCTTCGTAGATGCTGGCTATGTTTCTTCACGTAAAGTAGGCGCGATCGGACCGCTCGAGCTCCGCATTGTGCACAAGGGAACGTTCCACGATATCTTGGATCATTACCTTGAGCTCGGGGGCGCAATGAACCAGTTAAAGACCCCTCGATATGTCAGCCAATCGAACATCAAGGTGTTGCAGATTCTCAACATGAATGTCACGGCGTGTTACTTCAGCACTGCGTATGGCATGTGA
- the LOC122027516 gene encoding long chain acyl-CoA synthetase 4-like has translation MKHLLELEKGREAVDGRPSVGPVYRSAFAKDGFPPPVPGVDSCWDIFRLSAEKFPGRNMLGHRTVVDGKAGKYVWKTYKEVYDTVIKVGASIRSCGIEQGGRCGIYGANCSEWVISMEACNAHGIYCVPLYDTLGAGAVEFILCHAEVQIAFIEEKKIPEVLKTLHVSSKFLKTLVSFGKVTSDQREVVEKFGLAIFEWDEFLLLGHDKQFDLPTKKKDDVCTIMYTSGTTGDPKGVLISNKSIISLISGVDLFLLCVNEQLTEDDIYISYLPLAHIFDRVIEEMFIYRGASIGFWRGDVKLLVEDLGELKPTIFCAVPRVLERIFTGLQTKISTGGMLKQTLFNLSYKYKLHNMERGSKHEEAAKICDRFVFNKVKDGLGGKVRLILSGAAPLATHVEQFLRVVTCAHVLQGYGLTETCAGTFASLPNDLSMLGTVGPPVPNVDVRLESVPEMNYDALSEVPRGEICIRGDTLFAGYHKREDLTEEVMVDGWFHTGDIGEWQPNGSMKIIDRKKNIFKLSQGEYVAVENLENIYGLVPDIDSIWIYGNSFESTLVAIVNPNMQALEHWAQTNGISGDFASLCQNQKAKEYILGELAKIGKEKKLKGFEFIKAVHLDPVPFDIERDLLTPTYKKKRPQLQKYYKSVIDDLYKSLK, from the exons ATGAAGCACCTGTTGGAGTTGGAGAAGGGGCGAGAGGCCGTCGACGGCCGCCCTTCTGTCGGACCAGTTTACCGCAGTGCCTTCGCTAAAGACGGGTTCCCTCCGCCCGTCCCTGGCGTAGACTCCTGCTGGGACATCTTCCG CTTGTCTGCTGAGAAATTTCCTGGGAGGAACATGCTTGGGCATCGAACGGTCGTGGATGGGAAG GCAGGTAAATATGTTTGGAAGACTTATAAGGAGGTGTATGACACTGTGATTAAAGTCGGGGCTTCCATCAGGAGTTGCGGGATCGAGCAG GGTGGCCGTTGTGGTATCTATGGTGCTAACTGCTCTGAGTGGGTTATTAGTATGGAG GCTTGTAATGCTCATGGGATTTACTGTGTTCCTTTGTATGATACACTTG GTGCTGGTGCTGTAGAGTTCATTTTATGCCATGCCGAGGTTCAGATTGCTTTCATAGAAGAGAAAAAGATTCCAGAG GTGTTGAAAACTCTACATGTTTCATCTAAATTTTTGAAGA CACTTGTCAGCTTTGGTAAGGTCACCTCTGATCAAAGAGAAGTGGTTGAAAAGTTTGGTTTGGCAATATTTGAGTGGGACGAGTTCTTACTCTTG GGACATGATAAACAATTTGATCTTCCTACTAAGAAGAAAGATGATGTGTGTACAATTATGTACACCAGTGGTACGACTGGTGATCCCAAGGGTGTGCTTATCTCCAACAAGAGCATCATTAGTCTTATATCTGGCGTAGATCTATTTCTTCTTTGTGTTAATGAGCAG TTAACTGAAGATGATATTTATATATCATATCTTCCACTTGCACATATCTTTGATCGGGTGATTGAAGAGATGTTCATTTACCGAGGGGCTTCAATAGGATTTTGGCGTGGG GATGTCAAATTGTTGGTTGAAGACCTTGGGGAATTAAAGCCAACAATCTTCTGCGCTGTTCCTCGTGTGCTTGAACGCATTTTTACAG GGCTGCAGACCAAGATTTCTACGGGAGGAATGCTGAAGCAAACATTATTTAACCTCTCTTATAAATA CAAACTTCATAATATGGAAAGAGGAAGTAAGCATGAAGAGGCAGCTAAAATTTGTGATAGATTTGTGTTTAACAAG GTAAAAGATGGGCTTGGTGGAAAGGTACGACTCATCTTATCTGGAGCAGCTCCTCTAGCCACCCATGTCGAACAATTTCTAAGAGTGGTGACATGTGCtcatgttttacaaggatacg GTCTTACTGAGACGTGCGCTGGGACATTTGCATCATTGCCTAATGACCTTTCAATGCTTGGGACAGTGGGTCCACCTGTCCCAAATGTTGATGTGCGTTTGGAGTCTGTTCCTGAGATGAATTATGACGCTCTTTCAGAAGTTCCGCGTGGAGAAATATGCATCAGAGGAGATACATTATTTGCTGGCTACCACAAAAGAGAAGACCTCACAGAAGAGGTTATGGTAGATGGATGGTTTCACACAG GTGACATTGGTGAGTGGCAGCCAAATGGAAGTATGAAAATTATTGACCGAAAGAAGAACATTTTTAAACTTTCACAGGGAGAATATGTTGCAGTTGAAAATTTGGAGAACATTTATGGCCTTGTTCCTGATATTGATTCG ATATGGATATACGGAAATAGTTTTGAGTCTACCCTTGTTGCTATAGTTAACCCCAATATGCAAGCTCTTGAACATTGGGCTCAAACAAATGGTATCAGTGGGGATTTTGCCTCACTCTGTCAAAATCAAAAGGCAAAAGAGTACATTTTGGGTGAACTAGCAAagattggaaaagaaaagaag TTGAAAGGCTTTGAGTTTATCAAAGCTGTTCACCTCGATCCAGTTCCGTTTGATATCGAACGTGATCTGCTTACCCCAACATACAAGAAGAAGAGGCCACAACTACAAAAGTATTATAAG AGTGTCATTGATGATTTATACAAAAGCCTGAAATGA